Part of the Thermoplasmatales archaeon genome, ACTAAAACCACCAACAATAAGACCATATCTTAAATTGAGGATAAACCTCCTTATGCTTCAAAGCTTTCGTTGAATAGACTAAAATATCATGTGTAGTTAGACTATTGTACTTTGCTTCGATTACAACAAGAGGTAAATCTCCCTTCTTAATTAATATATCATTTTGAAATGCCAGCCTACCCCTTTTAGGTTTTTGGGGTAGTTCAAATTTTAAATCTTCATTAACAATCACTTAGTAAAACCATCTAATTTATCTTCCAATTTTTCGCACAACATATCCACAAAGGTACTTTCATTCATTTTTATCACTAAAGGTTTAAATTATTAACCCTTAATTTCGCGGTCATTAGATCATTGAGTAGAGTCCTAAAGAGCTCTTCAAGGGCTTTTTTCTTATTTTCTTCTGATTCTATTTTTTTATCAATCTTAAATAGATTTTTTGCGATTTGTTTTTTGAACGGGTAAAGGAATCTTAAGGTTTTTCTAAGACACTTTTTTGGGACTCTTATGTCTTCCAGTACTTATTTTGTATCATGACGGGTATGGAATGTCTACATGTACTGTTGTAATTGGTGCATTTAGTGATACTTGCTCGGTATATCAGTGAATAGGCATGACATTTAGTATCTGCGTAAGATGAGGTAGCTATTCTCTTAGTATTTGCAGTTTCTTGGATCTATTTGTTAAGGGTAATGATAGATTACTTTTCCATCCTTGTAGACTCTTAATTGTCCGTGAGAGAATTTTTCCCATTTTTCGTTGGTCAGTGGATGGCTGGCTATGATGTAGCCCTCTTGATCTGGACTTTTCTCATCAGCCAAGTTTATCTGATAATCATCGTCTCTTAGGGTTACGGGGCCATAGGGCGCTTTCCGGTGGAGTTGGTATAAGCCGTTGTATCCATTTTGGTCATGGTAACAGAAGAGATGTTTGCCATCGGATAATAGGCAGTTAAGGGAGTTAAAAGTTCCATGCTGGTTGATATCATTGAGAATAGTCCAAAGCCACTTATATTCTGTTGTTCTTTTGAATGTAACCCCTTCTTTACTGATTTGGTCCATGATGTGGCAGAATGCCATTTCGGAGTCTGTGTCCCCTATTGGCTTATATCTTCCTCCTTGCCAGTTGATAGATAAGTTGCCATTATGGGCGAATATGTAGTCTCTCCCATCCCATTCCCTCTGAAAAGGGTGGGTGTTCTTATAAGTCACATTTCCTGCACTTTTATATCTGATGTGGGATATTATGATCTTGGACTTGATTGGGTCATAATTTTTTAGGAATTTGGCCAGTGGACTTTCTCTGGAGGGTGTGGGCTCTTTATACACTTGGGCGGATTTATCTGGATAGAAGGCCAATCCCCAGCCGTGGGGGTTATATTTTGATCTTAGACTAAAACCCCTCAAGGAGAAGGAGGGCTTCACTTCTTGGTTAAAACATAGTCCTAATAGTTCACACAAAATCAATCACT contains:
- a CDS encoding class II glutamine amidotransferase; translation: MCELLGLCFNQEVKPSFSLRGFSLRSKYNPHGWGLAFYPDKSAQVYKEPTPSRESPLAKFLKNYDPIKSKIIISHIRYKSAGNVTYKNTHPFQREWDGRDYIFAHNGNLSINWQGGRYKPIGDTDSEMAFCHIMDQISKEGVTFKRTTEYKWLWTILNDINQHGTFNSLNCLLSDGKHLFCYHDQNGYNGLYQLHRKAPYGPVTLRDDDYQINLADEKSPDQEGYIIASHPLTNEKWEKFSHGQLRVYKDGKVIYHYP